One genomic region from Gemmobacter aquarius encodes:
- a CDS encoding DMT family transporter, whose protein sequence is MDFRAVLMGLTFSLMWSSAFATARIIVADAPPLYALACRFAISGALAIGVALLLGQTWRLQPLQRRSVIVFGLCQNAAYLGLNFLALQWIEASLAVIIAASMPLIVAALGWIIRGDKIGRLGVAGLVAGFAGVALIMGTRVEGGADHLGVVFCIGGALALAVATLTLRSASGQGNLLMVVGLQMLVGSAALVVLALVFEEPRLNLTPAFLAAFVYQILVPGLAATLLWFELVRRIGAVRAATFHFLNPFFGVVIAALLLGEEVGPFDLLGVAVVAGGILAVQISRRPV, encoded by the coding sequence ATGGATTTTCGCGCGGTTCTGATGGGGCTGACTTTCAGTCTGATGTGGTCTTCGGCCTTTGCAACGGCCCGGATCATCGTGGCCGACGCACCGCCGCTTTATGCACTCGCCTGCCGTTTCGCGATCTCGGGGGCGCTTGCCATCGGTGTAGCGCTTTTGTTGGGACAGACATGGCGCTTGCAGCCGCTTCAGCGGCGTTCTGTGATCGTATTCGGGCTGTGCCAGAACGCGGCCTACCTGGGGTTGAACTTTCTGGCGCTGCAATGGATCGAGGCATCGCTGGCTGTGATCATCGCGGCATCGATGCCATTGATCGTAGCTGCCTTGGGCTGGATCATTCGCGGCGACAAAATTGGACGATTGGGTGTCGCGGGGCTGGTTGCAGGCTTTGCCGGCGTCGCGCTTATCATGGGAACGCGAGTGGAGGGTGGGGCCGACCATCTGGGTGTAGTGTTCTGCATCGGGGGGGCACTGGCCTTGGCAGTGGCCACGCTGACGCTGCGGTCAGCGAGCGGGCAGGGCAATTTGCTGATGGTGGTGGGCCTGCAGATGCTGGTGGGATCGGCGGCGCTGGTGGTGCTGGCGCTGGTCTTCGAAGAGCCGAGGCTGAACCTGACACCCGCTTTCCTTGCCGCCTTCGTCTACCAGATATTGGTTCCGGGACTGGCCGCGACCTTGCTTTGGTTTGAGCTTGTACGGCGGATCGGGGCGGTTCGGGCAGCGACATTCCACTTTCTGAACCCGTTTTTCGGCGTGGTCATCGCCGCGCTGTTGTTGGGCGAAGAGGTCGGGCCGTTCGATTTGCTTGGCGTTGCCGTGGTGGCGGGCGGCATCCTCGCCGTGCAGATCAGCCGACGACCAGTCTAG